One window from the genome of Mycolicibacterium gadium encodes:
- a CDS encoding SDR family oxidoreductase — protein MPRFAPLPDRRPVIVAGASAGIGEATAIELASRGFPVALGARRVEKLHDLVGKINAEGGEAVGFHLDVTDPNSVKSFVANAVDALGEIEVLVAGAGDTYFGKLAEISTDEFDSQLQIHLIGANRLATAVLPGMLERQRGDLIFVGSDVALRQRPHMGAYGAAKAALVAMVTNFQMELEGTGVRASIVHPGPTKTSMGWSLPAEKIGPALEDWAKWGQARHDYFLRASDLARAITFVAETPRGGFIASMELQPEAPLANAPAERQKLVLNEENLNT, from the coding sequence ATGCCACGTTTTGCACCACTTCCCGACCGCCGACCGGTCATCGTCGCAGGAGCGTCGGCGGGCATCGGTGAAGCCACCGCGATCGAGCTGGCGTCGCGCGGCTTCCCCGTCGCGCTCGGCGCCCGTCGGGTGGAGAAGCTCCACGACCTCGTCGGCAAGATCAACGCCGAAGGCGGTGAGGCCGTGGGCTTCCACCTCGACGTCACCGACCCCAACTCGGTGAAATCGTTCGTAGCCAACGCCGTTGATGCACTCGGCGAGATCGAGGTACTGGTCGCGGGCGCCGGCGACACCTACTTCGGCAAGCTGGCCGAGATCAGCACCGACGAATTCGACTCGCAGCTGCAGATTCATCTCATCGGAGCCAACCGGTTGGCGACGGCGGTGCTGCCGGGCATGCTCGAACGTCAGCGCGGCGACCTGATCTTCGTCGGCTCCGACGTCGCACTGCGCCAGCGCCCCCACATGGGCGCCTACGGGGCGGCCAAGGCTGCGCTGGTCGCGATGGTGACGAACTTCCAGATGGAGCTCGAGGGCACCGGTGTCCGCGCGTCGATCGTGCATCCGGGACCGACCAAGACAAGCATGGGCTGGAGCCTGCCTGCCGAGAAGATCGGTCCAGCACTTGAGGATTGGGCGAAGTGGGGGCAGGCCAGACACGACTACTTCCTACGGGCTTCCGATCTCGCGCGGGCGATCACCTTCGTCGCAGAGACGCCGCGCGGCGGCTTCATCGCGAGCATGGAACTTCAGCCCGAAGCCCCGTTGGCCAACGCACCGGCAGAGCGTCAGAAGCTGGTCTTGAACGAGGAGAACTTGAACACATGA
- a CDS encoding cytochrome P450 gives MTTASVPRVSGGEEEHGHLEEFRTDPIGLMKRIREECGDVGWFQLVDKHVIFLSGAEANEFFFRSADEDLDQAEAYPFMTPIFGKGVVFDASPERRKEMLHNSALRGEQMKGHAATIERQVKGMIADWGDEGEIDLLDFFAELTIYTSTACLIGEKFRNQLDHRFAEYYHDLERGTDPLCYVDPYLDIESFRLRDESRVKLVALVQEIMNQRLANPPEDKADRDMLDVLVSIKDEEGNPRFAADEVTGMFISLMFAGHHTSSGTSAWTLIELIRHPEIYAEVCKELDELYSDGQEVSFHALRQIPKLDNVVKETLRLHPPLIILMRVAQGEFEVKGFPIHKGDFVAASPAISNRIPEDFPDPDEFNPDRYNKPEQADIVNRWTWIPFGAGRHRCVGAAFAQMQIKAIFSVLLREYEFEMAQPADSYRNDHSKMVVQLARPAKARYRRRKG, from the coding sequence ATGACCACGGCAAGTGTGCCCCGAGTCTCCGGCGGCGAGGAAGAACACGGACACCTCGAAGAGTTCCGCACCGACCCGATCGGCCTGATGAAGCGCATCCGCGAGGAATGCGGCGACGTCGGCTGGTTCCAGTTGGTGGACAAGCACGTCATCTTCCTGTCCGGCGCCGAGGCCAACGAGTTCTTCTTCCGGTCCGCCGACGAGGATCTCGACCAGGCCGAGGCCTACCCGTTCATGACGCCGATCTTCGGCAAGGGCGTGGTCTTCGACGCCAGCCCGGAACGTCGCAAGGAGATGCTGCACAACTCGGCGCTTCGTGGCGAGCAGATGAAAGGCCACGCCGCGACCATCGAGCGTCAGGTCAAGGGGATGATCGCCGACTGGGGCGACGAAGGCGAGATCGACTTGCTCGACTTCTTCGCCGAGCTGACCATCTACACCTCGACAGCATGTTTGATCGGCGAGAAGTTCCGCAACCAGCTCGACCACCGCTTCGCGGAGTACTACCACGACCTGGAACGCGGCACCGACCCGCTGTGCTACGTCGACCCCTACCTGGACATCGAGAGCTTCCGGCTACGCGACGAGTCGCGCGTGAAACTTGTTGCGCTGGTGCAGGAGATCATGAATCAGCGGCTGGCCAACCCTCCCGAGGACAAGGCCGACCGCGACATGCTCGACGTGCTCGTGTCGATCAAAGACGAAGAGGGCAACCCGCGGTTCGCCGCCGACGAGGTCACCGGCATGTTCATCTCGCTGATGTTCGCCGGGCACCACACCAGCTCGGGCACCTCTGCGTGGACGCTCATCGAGTTGATCCGCCACCCCGAGATCTACGCCGAGGTGTGCAAGGAACTTGACGAGCTCTACTCCGACGGCCAGGAGGTGAGTTTCCATGCACTGCGCCAGATTCCGAAGCTGGACAACGTCGTCAAAGAGACGCTGCGCCTGCATCCGCCGCTGATCATCCTGATGCGCGTCGCGCAGGGTGAGTTCGAGGTCAAGGGCTTCCCGATTCACAAGGGTGATTTCGTGGCGGCTTCCCCGGCGATTTCCAACCGAATCCCTGAGGATTTCCCGGATCCAGACGAATTCAATCCGGACCGCTACAACAAGCCCGAGCAGGCCGACATCGTCAACCGATGGACGTGGATTCCGTTCGGCGCGGGCCGACACCGTTGCGTCGGTGCGGCATTCGCGCAGATGCAGATCAAGGCGATCTTCTCGGTGTTGTTGCGCGAGTACGAGTTCGAGATGGCTCAGCCGGCCGATAGCTATCGCAACGATCACTCCAAGATGGTCGTCCAGCTGGCCCGGCCCGCGAAGGCCAGGTATCGCAGGCGCAAGGGATAG
- a CDS encoding ferredoxin: MASYRIEVDLDLCQGHAMCELEAPDVFTVPKRGKVEILDTEPPDDVREEVQNAVDMCPTQALFIKEKED, from the coding sequence ATGGCCTCCTACCGAATCGAAGTCGACCTGGACCTGTGCCAGGGCCACGCCATGTGCGAACTGGAGGCGCCCGACGTCTTCACGGTTCCCAAACGCGGCAAGGTCGAAATCCTCGATACCGAACCGCCCGACGACGTCCGCGAGGAAGTGCAGAACGCGGTCGATATGTGCCCCACCCAAGCCCTGTTCATCAAAGAGAAAGAAGACTGA
- a CDS encoding nuclear transport factor 2-like protein — translation MASREELDDWVARWLKANQDCEKAGDWKPLADFYTDDATYGWNIGPKEDVMCIGKDEIRDVALGLEMEGLENWVYEYQKVLVDEKQNEIVGFWKQIVNKSDGTQDEIYGIGGSWFRLDSNLMIEWQRDFFDFGHVAYMFGKLIESGDLSDGMQKRIERSMAGEKLPGYYPLGQAPAKIW, via the coding sequence ATGGCGTCACGTGAAGAACTCGACGACTGGGTAGCCCGGTGGCTCAAGGCCAATCAGGACTGCGAAAAGGCAGGCGACTGGAAGCCCCTCGCCGACTTCTATACCGACGACGCGACCTACGGCTGGAACATCGGGCCGAAGGAAGACGTGATGTGTATCGGTAAGGACGAGATTCGCGACGTCGCACTCGGCCTCGAGATGGAGGGCCTGGAGAACTGGGTGTACGAGTACCAGAAGGTGCTCGTAGACGAGAAGCAGAACGAGATCGTCGGGTTCTGGAAGCAAATCGTGAACAAGTCTGACGGCACGCAGGACGAGATTTACGGCATCGGCGGCAGCTGGTTCCGGCTCGACAGCAACCTCATGATCGAGTGGCAGCGCGACTTCTTCGACTTCGGTCACGTCGCCTATATGTTTGGCAAGCTCATCGAATCCGGCGACCTCAGCGACGGGATGCAGAAGCGTATCGAGCGATCCATGGCGGGCGAGAAGCTGCCTGGCTACTACCCTCTCGGCCAGGCTCCAGCAAAAATCTGGTAG